In the Populus trichocarpa isolate Nisqually-1 chromosome 1, P.trichocarpa_v4.1, whole genome shotgun sequence genome, one interval contains:
- the LOC18095379 gene encoding E3 ubiquitin-protein ligase UPL1 isoform X1, translated as MTKLKRRRSSEVPPKIKSFINNVTTTPLENIEEPLKGFVWEFDKGDFHHWVDLFNHFDSYFEKHIKPRRDLQVEDNFLESDPPFPREAVLQILCVIRIILENCTNKHFYSSYEQHLSNLLASTDADVLEACLQTLAAFLKKTLGRYSIRDTSLNTKLFSLAQGWGGKDEGLGLIASTAQNGCDPVAYELGCTLHFEFYALDELSSQVSATERSTQGLQTIHLPNVNACPETDLELLNKLVVEYKVPPSLRFSLLTRLRFARAFGSLASRQQYTCIRLYAFIVLVQASSDADDLVSFFNSEPEFINELVSLLSYEDEVPEKIRILCLLSLVALSQDRSRQSTVLAAVTSGGHRGILSSLMQKTIDSVISDTSKWSVVFSEALLSLVTVLVSSSSGCSAMREAGFIPTLLPLLKDTDPQHLHLVATAVHILEAFMDYSNPAAALFRELGGLDDTISRLKVEVSHIENCSKQQGEDSDLRRNLRVVASASSELDSMLPLYSEALVAYHRRLLMKALLRAISLGTYASGNTSRIYGSEESLLPQCLCIIFRRAKDFGGGVFSLAATVMSDLIHKDPTCFPILDAAGLPSAFLDAIMDGVLCSSEAIMCIPQCLDALCLNNNGLQAVKDRNALRCFVKIFTSKTYLRALFGEAPGSLSSGLDELMRHASSLRGPGVDMVIEILNAISKIGSGVDASYSPTDPSCSAPVPMETDAEERSPVLSDERESFRMETLEQTTEQSSDASVANVESLFPECLSNVARLLETILQNSDTCRIFVEKKGIDAVLQLFTLPLMPLSTPIGQIISVAFKNFSPQHSASLARSVCAFLREHLKSTNELLVSIGGAHLAVVESANQAKVLRYLSSLEGILSLSNFLLKGNSTVVSELGTADADVLKDLGNAYREIVWQVSLYNDSKVDEKRCAEQETESADVSSSNAVGRESDDDANVPVVRYMNPVSIRNGSQSLWGGEREFLSVIRSGEGLHRRSRHGLARIRGGRTGRHLDALSVDSEIPSDEPETSLPKLKRRTPDEILNKLASILRTFFSALVKGFTLPNRRRADVGSLSAASKTLGTTLAKIFLEALSFSGYSTTGLDTSLSVKCRYLGKVVDDMAALTFDSRRRTCYAAMVNNFYVHGTFRELLTTFEATSQLLWTLPYPFPTPSVDQEKAGEGNNLSHSTWLLDTLHSYCRALEYFVNSSLLLSSTSASQAQLLVQPVAVGLSIGLFPVPKDPEVFVRMLQSQVLDVILPVWNHQMFPSCSAGFIASIVSLVTHIYSGVGDVKRSRGGIAGSTNQRFMPPPPDENTIATIVEMGFTRARAEEALRRVETNSVEMAMEWLFSHAEDPVQDDDELARALALSLGSSSEGSKVGNVDKSIDALTEEGQMKVPPIEDILAASVKLFQSSDTMAFSLTDLLVTLCNRNKGEDRLKVASYLIEQLKLCPLDFSKDSSALCMISHILALLLFEDGTVREIAAQNGIVAAATDVLMNFKASNASGSEILVPKCVSALLLILDNMLQSRPRISSETMGGTQTVSPPDSSVPASGTEEKVTSDFTEKESGTALEKILGKSTGYLTIEESHKVLLVVCDLMKQHVPAVIMQAILQLCARLTKTHVLALQFLENGGLTALFNLPRSCFFPGYQTVASAIVRHLLEDPQTLQTAMELEIRQTLSGNRHAGRFSPRTFLTSMAPVISRDPVVFMKAAAAVCQLESSGGRTFVVLSKEKEKEKDKSKASGAEESVRISESKMHDGSGKCAKGHKKIPANLTQVIDQLLDIVLKYPLQKSQEGCVGDLNSMDVDEPATKLKGKSKVDEAKKTESESEISAGLAKVNFVLKLLSDILLMYVHAVGVILRRDLELCHLRGSNQTGSSGLGGIIHHILHQLLPIATDKSAGPDEWRDKLSEKASWFLVVLCGRSGEGRRRVINELVKAMSSFSNLESNSHKNILLPDKKVFAFSDLVYAILSKNASSSHLPGSGCSPDIAKSMIDGGMVQSLTGILQAIDLDHPDAPKIVNLLLKALESLSRAANASEQVLKSEGLNRKKTTGSIGRHDEQTAASAAETVEHNQNVGGTQEVPDEEGTDIQQQEGTTHVDGNHAVHQNESAEQDMRLESEDTMATNPSMEVGLDFMREEMEEGGVLHNTGQIEMTFHVENRADDDMGDEDDDMGDDGDEDEDEDEDEGEDEDEDIAEDGAGMMSLADTDVEDHDDTGLGDDYNDEMIDEEDDDFHENRVIEVRWREALDGLDHLQVLGQPGASGGLIDVAAEPFEGVNVDDLFGLRRPLGFDRRRQSGRSSFERSVTEVNGFQHPLLLRPSQSGDLVSMWSSGGHSSRDLEALSSGSFDVAHFYIDAPVLPYEHVPSSIFVDRSGSAAPPPLSDYSVGMDSLHTQGRRGPGDGRWTDDGQPQAGAQAAAIAQAIEEQFLSQLCSVPATNVPTERQFQNSGVQENQPSDPLSNDGQVVVDGDNTSNQQLEVHQENGNEDTRYQPNPTVETVPCNEQVDPRPSFSGAGEGPQVDEPMLVQPISLNSTPNGLDNMEIGDGDGTACDQVETMPELANSSAEQHAALHYEGVPEVPASLNEVPIQAVGSAIGGLSDNPLLVDSVSAMPNVDHVNADVEMNGADADGNQLEQSTLASERGADEPSSRQETLVARDAAQADQTGLDNGAPATNAIDPTFLEALPEDLRAEVLASQQAQSVQPPTYAPPSVDDIDPEFLAALPPDIQAEVLAQQRAQRIAQQAEGQPVDMDNASIIATFPADLREEVLLTSSEAVLSALPSPLLAEAQMLRDRAMSHYQARSLFGSSHRLSSRRNGLGFDRQTVMDRGVGVTIGRRATSTIADSMEVKEMEGKPLLDANALKALIRLLRLAQPLGKGLLQRLLLNLCAHSTTRATLVRLLLDMIKPEAEGSISGLATINSQRLYGCQSNVVYGRSQLLDGLPPLVLRRILEILTYLSTNHTSIANMLFYLDPSIVSEPLSPKYLETKMDKGKEKIDDGGDSLKPLGDTDDIPLILFLKLLNRPLFLRSTAHLEQVMGLLQVVVFMAASKLESQAQSGQARETSQKQTVGEASSDVPSVPPVVAESSEEDKAASAGLSVSDGKRSIDASSVFLQLPQADLRNLCSLLGREGLSDKVYMLAGEVLKKLASVVATHRKFFTLELSELAHGLSSSAVSELVTLRNTHMLGLSSGSMAGAAILRVLQALSSLTSPTVDENMNVEHNGEQEEQATMWNLSIALEPLWQELSECISVTEMQLIQSTFGRTMSNITVGEHVQGSSSSSPLPPGTQRLLPFIEAFFVLCEKLQANQSIVQQDHMSITAREVKESSGSSSSTTAYMGDSQRKLDGAVTFSRFAEKHRRLLNTFIRQNPGLLEKSLSMMLKAPRLIDFDNKRAYFRSRIRQQHEQHLSGPLRISVRRAYVLEDSYNQLRMRPTQDLRGRLNVQFQGEEGIDAGGLTREWYQLLSRVVFDKGALLFTTVGNNVTFQPNPNSVYQTEHLSYFKFVGRVVAKALFDGQLLDVYFTRSFYKHILGVKVTYHDIEAVDPDYYKNLKWMLENDVSCVPDLTFSMDADEEKHILYEKTQVTDYELKPGGRNIRVTEETKHEYVDLVADHILTNAIRPQITSFLEGFNELVPRELISIFNDKELELLISGLPEIDLDDLKANTEYTGYTSASSVIQWFWEVVKGFNKEDMARLLQFVTGTSKVPLEGFKALQGISGPQKFQIHKAYGAPERLPSAHTCFNQLDLPEYTSREQLQERLLLAIHEASEGFGFG; from the exons ATGACGAAGCTTAAGAGGAGGAGGTCTTCAGAAGTG CCTCCCAAAATTAAGTCCTTCATCAACAATGTTACTACTACTCCACTTGAGAATATAGAAGAGCCCCTAAAAGGTTTTGTTTGGGAGTTCGATAAG GGAGATTTTCATCACTGGGTTGATCTTTTTAATCATTTCGATTCATATTTTGAGAAGCACATAAAGCCAAGAAGAGACTTGCAGGTTGAGGACAACTTTTTGGAATCTGATCCTCCCTTTCCAAGAGAAGCTGTTCTTCAAATTCTCTGTGTTATCAGAATAATTTTAGAGAACTGCACAAATAAGCACTTTTATAGTTCTTATGAG CAGCATCTTTCTAACCTTCTTGCTTCCACTGATGCGGATGTACTAGAGGCTTGCCTACAGACTCTGGCAGCTTTTTTGAAGAAGACTCTCGGAAGATATTCCATTAGAGATACGTCTTTGAATACAAAGTTATTTTCTCTTGCACAAGGCTGGGGTGGAAAGGATGAGGGTCTTGGATTGATTGCATCTACTGCACAAAATGGGTGTGACCCTGTTGCTTATGAGCTAGGCTGCACCCTCCATTTTGAGTTCTATGCATTGGATGAGTTGTCAAGTCAGGTCAGTGCCACAGAACGGTCAACTCAGGGCTTACAAACTATCCATCTACCTAATGTCAATGCTTGCCCAGAGACGGATTTAGAACTTCTGAATAAGTTAGTTGTAGAGTATAAAGTACCTCCCAGCTTAAGATTTTCTTTGTTGACGAGATTGCGGTTTGCAAGGGCTTTTGGCTCTTTGGCTTCTCGACAGCAGTACACATGCATTCGTTTGTATGCTTTCATTGTTCTTGTTCAAGCAAGCAGTGATGCTGATGATCtagtttctttctttaactCTGAGCCTGAGTTCATCAATGAATTAGTTTCACTTTTGAGCTATGAAGATGAAGTCCCTGAGAAAATTCGAATTCTTTGTCTGTTATCATTGGTTGCCCTTTCTCAAGATCGGTCCCGCCAATCAACTGTCTTGGCTGCTGTCACATCTGGTGGGCACCGTGGTATCCTGTCCAGCCTCATGCAGAAAACCATTGATTCTGTTATCAGTGATACATCTAAGTGGTCTGTTGTTTTTTCTGAGGCTCTACTATCTCTTGTCACTGTTCTGGTGTCATCATCATCAGGTTGCTCAGCCATGCGTGAGGCAGGGTTTATTCCTACTCTTCTACCCCTCCTCAAGGATACAGACCCTCAGCATTTGCATTTGGTAGCTACAGCCGTGCATATTCTAGAGGCATTCATGGATTACAGTAATCCTGCAGCAGCATTATTCAGAGAGTTGGGTGGTTTGGATGATACTATCTCTCGACTGAAGGTAGAAGTGTCTCATATTGAAAATTGTTCAAAGCAACAAGGTGaagattctgatttgaggaGGAATTTGCGAGTAGTTGCAAGTGCTTCCTCAGAGTTAGATAGCATGCTCCCGCTGTATTCTGAAGCATTAGTTGCATATCATCGACGTTTACTGATGAAAGCTTTGCTACGGGCTATATCCCTTGGAACATATGCTTCCGGGAATACTTCTCGTATTTATGGATCTGAAGAGAGTTTGTTGCCCCAGTGCCTATGTATAATCTTTAGAAGAGCGAAAGATTTTGGTGGAGGGGTGTTTTCACTTGCAGCCACCGTCATGAGTGATCTAATTCACAAAGATCCTACGTGTTTTCCTATCTTAGATGCAGCCGGTCTTCCTTCTGCATTTTTGGATGCTATAATGGATGGTGTTCTATGCTCTTCAGAAGCCATAATGTGTATACCTCAGTGTTTGGATGCCCTGTGCCTGAATAATAATGGTCTTCAGGCTGTAAAAGATCGGAATGCTCTGAGGTGCTTTGTGAAAATATTTACATCTAAAACATATTTGCGTGCCCTTTTTGGTGAGGCACCAGGGTCCCTGTCTAGTGGACTGGATGAACTCATGCGCCATGCTTCCTCATTAAGAGGACCTGGAGTGGATATGGTGATTGAGATACTAAATGCCATTTCAAAAATTGGGTCTGGGGTTGATGCTTCTTACTCGCCCACTGATCCATCTTGTTCTGCTCCTGTTCCAATGGAAACTGACGCTGAAGAAAGGAGCCCGGTTCTGTCAGATGAGAGGGAATCTTTCAGGATGGAGACCTTGGAGCAGACCACTGAGCAGTCATCTGATGCCTCTGTAGCAAATGTTGAGTCACTCTTTCCTGAATGTTTAAGCAATGTTGCTCGTCTTCTTGAAACAATTCTTCAGAATTCTGACACATGTCGTATTTTTGTTGAGAAGAAGGGAATTGATGCTGTTCTGCAGTTATTTACTTTGCCCCTAATGCCTCTTTCAACACCGATTGGTCAGATCATATCTGTTGCATTTAAGAACTTCTCACCACAGCATTCTGCTTCCTTGGCCAGGTCAGTATGTGCCTTCTTGAGAGAACATTTGAAATCAACAAATGAACTATTAGTTTCAATTGGAGGGGCTCATCTTGCTGTCGTTGAATCTGCTAATCAAGCTAAGGTTCTGAGATATCTTTCCAGCCTTGAGGGTATCCTTTCTCTCTCCAATTTTCTGTTGAAGGGGAATAGTACTGTTGTCTCTGAATTGGGCACTGCAGATGCTGATGTGTTGAAGGATCTTGGGAATGCATACCGGGAAATAGTTTGGCAAGTTTCTCTGTATAATGACTCCAAAGTAGACGAAAAGAGATGTGCCGAACAAGAGACTGAGAGTGCAGATGTGTCTTCATCAAATGCTGTTGGAAGAGAAAGTGACGATGATGCAAATGTTCCAGTAGTGAGATACATGAACCCTGTTTCTATTAGGAATGGTTCTCAGTCCCTTTGGGGTGGTGAACGTGAATTTCTCTCAGTCATTCGTTCAGGTGAAGGCTTGCATCGTCGTAGTCGACATGGCTTGGCACGCATACGCGGCGGGAGGACTGGTCGGCACTTGGATGCTTTAAGTGTTGACTCTGAGATCCCATCAGACGAACCAGAGACATCTTTGCCGAAGTTGAAAAGGAGAACTCCTGATGAGATTCTTAACAAGCTGGCTTCTATATTACGTACTTTCTTCTCTGCCCTTGTGAAGGGATTTACATTACCAAACCGTCGAAGGGCTGATGTCGGATCGTTGAGTGCAGCTTCAAAGACATTGGGAACCACCTTGGCTAAAATATTTCTTGAAGCTCTCAGTTTCTCTGGGTATTCTACTACTGGACTTGATACATCACTGTCAGTTAAGTGCCGATATCTTGGAAAGGTAGTTGATGATATGGCAGCCCTCACATTTGACAGCAGGAGGCGTACTTGTTATGCAGCAATggtcaataatttttatgtacaTGGAACCTTTAGGGAGCTGCTCACCACATTTGAAGCTACAAGTCAACTGTTATGGACACTACCTTACCCTTTTCCTACACCCTCAGTTGACCAAGAGAAGGCAGGTGAAGGAAATAATTTGTCTCACAGTACATGGCTACTTGACACTTTACACAGCTACTGCCGTGCACTCGAGTATTTTGTAAACTCCTCTCTACTTTTATCTTCAACCTCTGCATCCCAAGCTCAGCTACTTGTTCAGCCTGTTGCAGTTGGTTTGTCAATTGGGCTATTTCCTGTTCCTAAGGACCCTGAAGTCTTTGTTCGCATGCTGCAGTCTCAGGTTCTGGATGTCATATTACCTGTCTGGAACCACCAAATGTTTCCAAGTTGCAGTGCTGGCTTCATTGCTTCTATTGTATCACTTGTTACACACATATACTCTGGTGTTGGAGATGTCAAAAGGAGTCGCGGTGGCATTGCAGGAAGTACAAACCAAAGGTTCATGCCCCCACCACCTGATGAAAATACAATTGCAACAATTGTTGAGATGGGCTTTACAAGAGCAAGAGCTGAAGAGGCATTGAGACGGGTGGAAACAAATAGTGTTGAAATGGCTATGGAGTGGCTGTTTAGTCATGCTGAGGATCCTGTGCaggatgatgatgagttggctCGGGCACTTGCGCTGTCACTAGGAAGTTCATCAGAAGGATCGAAAGTTGGCAATGTGGATAAGTCTATAGATGCCTTGACAGAAGAAGGACAAATGAAGGTGCCTCCCATTGAAGATATTCTTGCTGCATCCGTGAAGCTGTTCCAGAGTAGTGATACGATGGCATTCTCGTTGACAGATTTGCTTGTGACCCTTTGCAATCGGAACAAAGGAGAGGATCGTCTAAAGGTGGCATCTTATCTCATTGAGCAACTAAAGCTTTGCCCGTTGGATTTTTCAAAGGATTCCAGTGCATTGTGTATGATATCACATATTTTAGCATTGCTCCTTTTTGAGGATGGAACTGTTCGAGAAATTGCTGCACAAAATGGTATTGTTGCTGCTGCAACAGATGTCTTGATGAATTTCAAGGCTAGTAATGCATCAGGGAGTGAGATTCTTGTCCCAAAATGCGTAAGTGCTTTACTGCTCATCTTGGATAACATGTTGCAATCCAGGCCCCGAATCTCCTCTGAAACCATGGGAGGAACCCAGACAGTATCTCCACCTGACTCATCAGTTCCGGCATCAGGTACAGAAGAAAAAGTGACTTCAGACTTCACCGAGAAAGAATCTGGCACAGCACTTGAGAAAATATTGGGGAAGTCCACTGGTTACCTGACTATTGAAGAGAGTCATAAAGTATTACTTGTTGTTTGTGACTTGATGAAACAGCATGTTCCTGCTGTGATCATGCAGGCTATTCTGCAGTTATGTGCTCGCTTGACAAAAACTCATGTTTTAGCATTGCAATTTCTTGAAAATGGAGGGTTAACTGCTCTCTTTAATCTTCCAAGAAGTTGCTTCTTCCCTGGATACCAAACTGTTGCATCTGCTATTGTTCGACACCTCCTTGAAGATCCTCAAACCCTGCAAACTGCTATGGAATTGGAGATACGGCAAACTTTGAGTGGAAATCGCCATGCTGGGCGTTTTTCCCCTAGGACATTTTTGACGTCTATGGCACCTGTTATCTCCAGAGATCCTGTGGTTTTTATGAAAGCTGCTGCTGCAGTTTGTCAGTTGGAATCATCAGGAGGGAGGACTTTTGTGGTGTTATCgaaggaaaaagagaaggaaaaggacAAATCAAAAGCTTCAGGTGCTGAAGAATCTGTCCGGATTTCTGAGAGTAAGATGCATGATGGTTCTGGTAAATGTGCCAAAGGCCATAAAAAGATCCCAGCCAATCTTACTCAAGTAATTGATCAGCTTCTTGATATAGTTCTGAAATACCCTTTGCAAAAAAGTCAGGAAGGTTGTGTTGGTGACTTGAATTCTATGGATGTGGATGAACCTGCTACCAAGTTAAAGGGAAAATCCAAAGTTGATGAGGCAAAGAAAACGGAGTCTGAATCTGAAATATCTGCTGGACTGGCGAAGGTGAATTTTGTTCTCAAGTTGTTGAGTGATATTCTTCTTATGTATGTGCACGCAGTTGGGGTCATACTCAGACGAGACTTGGAATTGTGTCATTTGCGGGGATCTAATCAAACAGGTAGTTCAGGGCTTGGTGGGATAATTCATCACATCTTACACCAGCTGCTTCCAATAGCTACAGATAAATCTGCAGGACCTGATGAATGGAGAGACAAATTGTCTGAAAAAGCTTCTTGGTTCCTGGTGGTTTTGTGCGGTCGATCCGGTGAAGGGAGGAGGCGAGTAATTAATGAACTTGTGAAAGCTATGTCCTCATTCTCAAACTTGGAGAGCAATTCACATAAAAACATTTTGTTACCTGATAAAAAAGTTTTTGCTTTTTCTGATTTGGTATATGCAATTTTGTCTAAAAATGCATCCTCCAGCCACTTACCTGGTTCTGGATGTTCACCGGATATAGCAAAAAGCATGATAGATGGAGGAATGGTGCAGTCTCTCACCGGCATTCTTCAAGCAATTGATTTGGACCATCCTGATGCTCCTAAAATTGTTAATCTTCTACTGAAGGCTTTGGAAAGCCTGTCAAGGGCTGCCAATGCTAGTGAGCAAGTTCTTAAATCTGAGGGTCTGAACAGGAAGAAAACTACAGGGTCAATTGGCAGGCACGATGAACAGACAGCTGCGTCAGCTGCAGAGACCGTAGAGCATAATCAGAATGTGGGGGGCACACAGGAAGTCCCAGATGAGGAGGGGACTGACATTCAGCAACAAGAAGGAACTACTCATGTTGACGGTAATCATGCTGTACATCAAAATGAGTCAGCAGAGCAAGACATGAGGTTAGAATCGGAAGACACAATGGCAACCAACCCATCAATGGAGGTTGGACTGGATTTCATGCGTGAAGAAATGGAAGAAGGTGGTGTGTTACACAACACTGGCCAAATTGAGATGACTTTTCATGTTGAGAACAGGGCTGATGATGATATGggtgatgaggatgatgacaTGGGAGATGATGGTGATGAGGACGAGGACGAGGACGAGGACGAGGGAGAGGACGAGGATGAGGATATTGCTGAAGATGGTGCTGGCATGATGTCTCTTGCTGACACTGATGTGGAAGATCATGATGATACTGGCTTGGGAGATGACTATAATGATGAGATGATTgacgaagaagatgatgattttcATGAGAATCGTGTTATAGAGGTAAGGTGGAGGGAGGCCCTTGATGGGTTAGATCATTTGCAGGTACTTGGTCAGCCTGGAGCTTCAGGTGGTCTCATTGATGTTGCTGCCGAGCCATTTGAAGGGGTGAATGTGGATGATCTTTTTGGTCTTCGCAGGCCTTTGGGTTTTGACCGTCGGCGTCAGAGTGGCAGGTCTTCCTTTGAGCGTTCTGTCACAGAAGTAAACGGATTTCAACATCCTCTTCTGTTAAGGCCATCCCAGTCAGGGGATCTGGTTTCTATGTGGTCATCAGGTGGGCATTCATCCAGGGATTTAGAAGCTTTGTCATCTGGGAGCTTTGATGTAGCTCATTTTTACATTGATGCTCCTGTTCTTCCATATGAACATGTACCTAGTAGTATATTTGTTGATCGTTCGGGTAGTGCAGCACCCCCACCTTTGTCTGATTATTCTGTAGGTATGGACTCGTTGCATACACAGGGACGAAGAGGGCCTGGTGATGGCAGGTGGACAGATGATGGTCAGCCGCAAGCAGGTGCCCAAGCAGCTGCAATCGCACAAGCAATAGAGGAACAGTTCCTGTCACAGCTGTGCAGTGTACCTGCAACCAATGTTCCCACTGAGAGGCAGTTCCAGAATTCAGGAGTGCAGGAGAATCAACCATCTGATCCTCTATCCAATGATGGTCAAGTTGTGGTGGATGGCGATAACACCAGCAACCAGCAACTTGAAGTTCATCAAGAAAATGGCAATGAAGATACCCGCTATCAGCCTAATCCAACAGTTGAAACCGTTCCTTGCAACGAGCAGGTTGATCCTCGGCCTTCATTCAGTGGTGCAGGTGAAGGTCCACAGGTGGATGAGCCTATGTTAGTTCAACCAATTTCTCTGAATAGTACACCAAATGGTCTTGATAACATGGAAATTGGAGATGGTGATGGCACTGCATGTGATCAAGTTGAGACAATGCCGGAGCTTGCCAACTCATCTGCAGAACAACATGCTGCTTTGCATTATGAAGGGGTCCCTGAAGTACCTGCAAGTCTCAATGAAGTGCCTATTCAGGCTGTGGGATCCGCAATAGGTGGTCTGTCCGATAATCCTCTGTTGGTTGATTCTGTTTCAGCGATGCCTAATGTGGATCATGTGAATGCTGATGTTGAAATGAATGGTGCTGATGCTGATGGAAATCAGCTCGAGCAATCCACGCTTGCTTCTGAACGAGGTGCCGACGAGCCATCATCCAGGCAAGAGACATTGGTTGCTCGGGATGCTGCCCAGGCTGACCAGACTGGTTTAGATAATGGGGCTCCTGCTACAAACGCAATTGATCCAACCTTCCTGGAGGCTTTACCCGAAGATTTACGAGCAGAAGTTCTAGCTTCCCAGCAGGCTCAGTCTGTTCAACCTCCAACTTATGCTCCACCTTCTGTTGATGATATTGATCCTGAATTTCTGGCTGCCCTTCCTCCAGACATCCAAGCAGAGGTTTTGGCACAACAAAGGGCACAGCGGATTGCACAGCAGGCTGAAGGACAGCCTGTTGACATGGATAATGCTTCAATAATTGCGACTTTTCCTGCTGATTTGCGTGAAGAG GTGCTTTTGACATCTTCAGAAGCAGTATTATCAGCATTGCCTTCACCATTACTTGCCGAAGCCCAAATGCTAAGGGACCGAGCAATGAGTCACTATCAGGCTCGCAGCCTGTTTGGTAGCAGCCACAGGCTAAGTAGTCGTAGAAATGGTTTGGGGTTTGATAGGCAGACAGTGATGGACAGGGGTGTTGGAGTTACAATTGGAAGGAGGGCTACTTCTACTATTGCAGATAGCATGGAGGTGAAGGAAATGGAAGGCAAGCCACTTTTGGATGCAAATGCATTGAAAGCTTTGATCCGCCTCCTAAGGTTGGCACAG CCTCTTGGGAAAGGTCTTCTACAAAGACTTCTGTTGAACCTTTGTGCACATAGTACCACAAGGGCAACTTTGGTTCGCCTTTTGCTCGATATGATTAAACCTGAGGCTGAAGGGTCAATCAGTGGATTGGCAACAATTAACTCCCAGAGGCTTTATGGCTGTCAGTCAAATGTTGTTTATGGTCGATCACAGTTGTTGGAtg GTCTTCCTCCCTTGGTTTTGCGTCGAATTCTTGAAATCTTGACCTATTTGTCTACAAATCATACTTCTATTGCCAATATGTTGTTCTACTTGGATCCCTCAATTGTTTCGGAGCCTCTAAGTCCAAAATATCTGGAAACCAAGATGGATAAAGGCAAGGAGAAAATTGATGATGGAGGTGATTCATTAAAACCTCTGGGTGACACTGATGATATTCCTTTGATCCTGTTCCTGAAGCTTTTGAACCGACCACTTTTTCTACGCAGCACTGCTCATCTTGAGCAG GTCATGGGATTGCTTCAAGTAGTAGTTTTTATGGCAGCGTCAAAATTAGAGAGCCAGGCTCAATCTGGACAGGCGAGGGAGACTTCCCAAAAACAAACTGTTGGTGAAGCTTCTAGTGATGTTCCAAGTGTTCCGCCTGTGGTTGCAGAGTCAAGTGAAGAAGACAAAGCTGCCAGTGCTGGGTTATCCGTTTCTGATGGAAAGAGGAGCATTGATGCATCCAGTGTTTTCTTGCAGTTGCCACAAGCTGATTTGCGCAATCTGTGCAGCCTTCTTGGTCGTGAAGG GCTGTCAGATAAAGTGTACATGCTAGCTGGAGAAGTGCTTAAGAAGTTGGCCTCAGTTGTTGCAACCCATCGTAAATTCTTTACTTTGGAGCTTTCAGAATTAGCTCATGGGTTGAGCAGTTCAGCTGTCAGTGAGCTTGTTACCTTGAGGAACACACACATGCTGGGTCTAAGTTCTGGCTCCATGGCTGGGGCAGCAATCCTACGTGTGCTACAGGCACTCAGCTCACTTACCTCACCCACTGTTGATGAGAATATGAACGTGGAGCACAATGGGGAACAGGAGGAGCAAGCTACCATGTGGAACTTAAGTATTGCACTTGAGCCATTGTGGCAGGAATTGAGCGAATGTATTAGTGTGACAGAGATGCAGCTCATTCAGAGCACTTTTGGTCGGACTATGTCAAATATTACTGTAGGGGAGCACGTACAGGGGAGCTCTTCTTCATCCCCTCTTCCTCCAGGAACCCAGAGACTCTTGCCCTTCATTGaagctttctttgttttgtgtgaAAAGCTACAGGCAAACCAATCCATTGTGCAACAAGATCACATGAGCATAACTGCGAGAGAAGTCAAAGAGTCTTCTGGGAGTTCTTCCTCAACCACAGCATACATGGGGGATTCTCAGAGAAAACTTGATGGTGCTGTCACATTTTCCAGATTTGCAGAAAAGCACCGCCGGCTTTTGAATACTTTTATTAGACAGAATCCTGGCTTGTTGGAGAAATCACTTTCTATGATGCTGAAGGCTCCCAGACTTATTGATTTTGATAACAAGAGAGCATATTTCCGCTCCAGAATAAGGCAACAGCATGAGCAACACCTCTCTGGCCCTCTGCGGATAAGTGTTCGGCGGGCATATGTTTTGGAGGATTCATACAATCAATTGAGGATGCGACCTACTCAGGATCTCAGGGGAAGATTGAATGTGCAGTTCCAAGGTGAAGAGGGTATTGATGCTGGGGGTTTGACAAGAGAATGGTATCAACTGCTGTCGAGAGTTGTATTTGACAAGGGAGCATTGCTTTTCACAACTGTGGGGAATAATGTGACTTTTCAGCCAAACCCTAATTCTGTCTACCAGACAGAACATTTGTCTTACTTCAAGTTTGTGGGCCGTGTG GTTGCCAAGGCATTGTTTGATGGGCAGCTTTTGGATGTTTACTTTACTCGGTCTTTCTACAAGCACATTCTAGGTGTAAAGGTGACTTACCATGACATAGAGGCTGTTGATCCTGATTATTACAAGAATTTGAAGTGGATGCTGGAG AATGATGTGAGTTGTGTACCTGACTTGACATTTAGTATGGATGCTGACGAGGAGAAGCACATCCTTTATGAGAAAACTCAG GTTACTGATTACGAGCTTAAACCTGGAGGAAGAAACATAAGGGTTACTGAAGAAACAAAGCACGAGTATGTGGACCTTGTTGCTGATCATATCCTGACAAATGCTATTCGTCCTCAAATCACTTCATTCCTCGAAGGTTTCAATGAATTGGTCCCAAGGGAACTTATTTCCATTTTTAATGATAAAGAGCTTGAGCTACTAATCAGTGGACTTCCTGAAATTGATT TGGATGATTTGAAGGCCAACACTGAGTATACCGGCTATACCTCAGCATCTAGCGTTATTCAATGGTTTTGGGAGGTTGTCAAAGGTTTTAACAAGGAAGACATGGCCAGACTGCTGCAGTTTGTAACTGGAACATCAAAG GTTCCATTGGAGGGTTTCAAGGCTTTGCAGGGTATCTCTGGGCCTCAGAAGTTTCAGATTCACAAAGCATATGGGGCTCCCGAGCGTTTGCCTTCAGCTCACACATG CTTCAATCAGCTAGACCTTCCTGAGTACACCTCCAGGGAACAGCTTCAAGAACGCTTGCTGCTTGCCATTCATGAAGCCAGTGAAGGCTTTGGCTTTGGCTAA